From a region of the Arachis ipaensis cultivar K30076 chromosome B09, Araip1.1, whole genome shotgun sequence genome:
- the LOC107616057 gene encoding uncharacterized protein LOC107616057 produces the protein MHRSASWNRFSDDYFKHSAITLSPGHRSYSVFDTTTLPTYDPIAELAKKEKARVKFAENAVHVIPFVLLVCALALWLFSNPDVGMIGDPIGRSIEGMSLEGEIENDSDGTQTGFLPIVNPDDISTKDFAADKLSIHLKNFK, from the exons ATGCACAGGTCTGCAAGCTGGAACAGGTTCTCTGATGATTACTTCAAGCATTCAGCAATAACTCTGTCTCCAGGGCACAGATCATACTCTGTTTTTGACACCACCACTTTGCCAACGTATGATCCCATTGCTGAGTTGGCAAAGAAGGAGAAAGCACGTGTCAAGTTTGCAGAGAATGCAGTTCATGTTATCCCTTTTGTCCTCCTTGTTTGTGCCCTCGCTCTTTGGCTCTTCTCAAACCCAG ATGTGGGAATGATAGGAGATCCAATTGGAAGAAGCATTGAAGGAATGAGTCTTGAAGGAGAAATTGAAAATGACAGCGATGGTACTCAAACGGGCTTCTTACCTATTGTCAACCCAGATGACATTTCCACAAAAGATTTTGCAGCTGATAAACTTTCCATTCATCTAAAAAACTTTAAGTAA